One Argonema galeatum A003/A1 genomic window carries:
- a CDS encoding alpha/beta hydrolase has product MLFRKKASQIHPSRRTLVKASAAGVGGFLLSLFLPKVNHKAEANMLNTEMESFDGSYTMERVTFNSNGVELVGNLYLPKGLANPGPAVTILGPVAFVKEQSPVQYATRMAKAGFVTLAFDPCFHGESGGEPRRYESPQAKVSDFKSAVSYLLGRKEVDKDKIYALGICQGVNWTIQATTEDPRIKALAIVAGHYLTKETIDEYNGGEDKTLARIERGKQAKAKFEKTSQVDYIPIVSLTDPNALLLSKPIYEWYIRWADRGPAWNFHGLWENRVAAMSEAELWTYRVDETFRKLTTPTLMVHADRAASGPVIPKKLFELIAAKDKRMVWLGDNIQFQFYEEPETIDKAVGNVALWFNSHK; this is encoded by the coding sequence ATGCTCTTTAGAAAAAAAGCTTCCCAAATCCATCCTTCGCGAAGAACCCTTGTAAAAGCTAGTGCTGCCGGTGTAGGGGGATTTTTGCTGAGTCTTTTTCTGCCCAAAGTAAATCACAAAGCAGAGGCGAATATGCTTAATACAGAGATGGAATCTTTTGATGGCTCCTACACTATGGAGCGTGTCACGTTTAATAGTAATGGCGTAGAACTGGTTGGCAATCTCTACTTACCCAAGGGACTTGCCAACCCAGGCCCCGCTGTGACGATTCTGGGTCCGGTGGCGTTTGTGAAAGAACAATCGCCTGTTCAGTATGCTACCCGAATGGCAAAAGCCGGTTTTGTAACGTTGGCATTTGACCCGTGTTTTCACGGTGAAAGCGGTGGCGAACCACGTCGTTATGAAAGTCCGCAGGCCAAAGTTTCTGACTTTAAATCCGCAGTTAGTTATTTGCTAGGCCGCAAAGAAGTCGATAAGGATAAAATTTACGCACTTGGTATATGTCAAGGTGTCAATTGGACAATTCAGGCTACAACTGAAGATCCTCGAATTAAGGCATTAGCGATTGTGGCAGGACATTATTTAACCAAGGAAACTATCGATGAATACAACGGCGGTGAGGACAAAACTCTTGCTCGCATTGAACGAGGAAAGCAAGCCAAGGCTAAATTTGAAAAAACAAGTCAAGTTGATTATATCCCTATTGTAAGCTTGACAGATCCTAACGCTTTGCTGTTGTCCAAACCGATATATGAGTGGTATATCCGTTGGGCCGATCGCGGCCCGGCTTGGAATTTTCACGGTCTTTGGGAAAACCGGGTTGCCGCTATGAGTGAAGCAGAATTATGGACTTATCGTGTAGATGAAACATTCAGAAAGCTTACCACACCGACGTTAATGGTTCACGCTGACAGGGCGGCGAGCGGTCCTGTTATTCCTAAAAAATTGTTTGAATTAATTGCAGCCAAAGACAAACGTATGGTTTGGTTGGGTGACAATATTCAGTTTCAATTTTATGAAGAACCTGAAACGATCGATAAAGCTGTAGGCAACGTTGCTTTATGGTTCAATAGCCATAAATAG
- a CDS encoding YbhB/YbcL family Raf kinase inhibitor-like protein, with protein sequence MPKKLIISTLVAVALAISGLLAAASPFTLRSAQFSEGKNLPLSMVYRGYGCTGNNISPELTWSGEPAGTKSYAITFFDPDASTGVGWWHWTIFNIPGNVHKLAANAGKPGTNLAPSGSKQGYTDYGNSEYGGPCPPAGDSHGYVFTIYALNVNSLPIGSEATGAMLNVSMKEHILAKATLKGRYGR encoded by the coding sequence ATGCCAAAAAAGTTGATTATATCTACCTTAGTAGCAGTAGCTTTGGCAATATCTGGACTGCTCGCTGCGGCCTCTCCATTCACGCTTCGGAGCGCACAGTTCTCCGAGGGTAAAAACCTCCCGCTATCAATGGTTTATCGGGGATATGGTTGCACCGGCAACAACATATCCCCAGAACTGACTTGGAGCGGCGAACCAGCAGGAACAAAAAGTTACGCCATCACCTTCTTCGATCCTGATGCCTCCACAGGTGTTGGTTGGTGGCACTGGACAATCTTCAATATTCCCGGCAACGTTCACAAACTAGCAGCGAATGCTGGCAAACCGGGCACCAACCTAGCACCGAGTGGCAGCAAACAAGGTTACACCGATTACGGTAACAGCGAATATGGCGGTCCTTGTCCTCCCGCAGGTGATAGTCACGGCTACGTTTTTACGATATATGCCCTTAATGTCAATAGCTTGCCAATCGGTTCAGAGGCAACTGGTGCAATGCTAAACGTTTCGATGAAAGAACACATCTTGGCAAAGGCTACACTCAAGGGTCGATATGGGCGATAG
- a CDS encoding Npun_R2821/Npun_R2822 family protein, which translates to MSRGIYIVANEKVGENAIALLNSIRYYDPNVSVFLIPFNDNYQNLAAILSEKHNVQIFPDLDFLNQFTQKIAEIFDRDFLALPNKMRKLVAWFGPLDEFLYIDTDIIVFEKIADVLDYLAEFGFICNDYHHAGRGLQDIFSPLIREQKIFTEEQLSDVFNSGFWASKKGTISLEEMYELLRECSQHREYFDFSRQVTDQPILNYIILKSIPKRLNLVKIPGGGPGSWAGSKHFQERDRVLYDGEKRLQYIHWAGTPMKPGAPYRELWEYYRYLKEPKPTETSTVQTKSFWQGMINKAKNLF; encoded by the coding sequence ATGAGTCGCGGAATTTACATTGTAGCAAATGAAAAAGTTGGCGAGAATGCGATCGCACTCCTGAATAGCATTCGTTACTACGATCCCAATGTGTCTGTCTTTTTAATTCCCTTCAATGATAATTATCAAAATCTTGCCGCTATTCTCAGCGAAAAACATAATGTCCAAATCTTTCCAGATCTAGATTTTCTAAACCAATTCACTCAAAAAATTGCCGAAATTTTTGACCGTGACTTTCTAGCGCTTCCCAATAAGATGCGAAAGCTAGTAGCCTGGTTTGGCCCTTTAGATGAATTTCTCTATATTGATACAGACATTATTGTATTTGAGAAAATTGCAGATGTTTTAGATTACTTAGCAGAATTTGGCTTTATTTGCAATGATTATCATCACGCAGGTAGAGGTTTGCAAGACATTTTTTCACCTTTAATAAGAGAACAAAAAATATTTACGGAAGAACAATTAAGCGATGTCTTTAATAGCGGCTTTTGGGCATCTAAAAAAGGCACAATTTCATTAGAGGAGATGTACGAACTGTTGCGCGAATGCTCCCAACATCGCGAATATTTTGACTTTTCTCGCCAGGTAACAGATCAGCCCATATTAAATTACATAATACTAAAGTCTATTCCAAAACGCTTGAATCTCGTCAAAATTCCGGGGGGAGGCCCAGGCAGTTGGGCAGGTTCAAAACACTTCCAAGAAAGAGACCGCGTACTCTATGATGGGGAGAAAAGGTTACAGTATATTCATTGGGCGGGAACACCAATGAAACCAGGTGCGCCATATCGAGAATTGTGGGAGTACTACCGCTATCTCAAGGAACCCAAACCAACTGAAACATCGACTGTTCAGACAAAAAGTTTTTGGCAGGGAATGATAAATAAAGCCAAAAATTTATTTTGA
- a CDS encoding ester cyclase, which produces MPNTDQVIVTGDIESNKVPVNIFYEAFNTRNLSLLDKALAENWDDIPLAPGQAPGLAGAKPVFEHLFGTIPDFKAELQELIAEGDKVVARSILTGTHNAKLLGVEATGCTIRIQAIDIHQVQDGKIVRTWHVEDWATALGQMGALSGD; this is translated from the coding sequence ATGCCCAATACAGACCAAGTGATTGTAACAGGAGATATTGAGAGCAATAAGGTGCCTGTAAATATCTTCTACGAAGCCTTTAATACAAGGAATTTGTCGCTGCTTGACAAAGCCCTAGCCGAGAACTGGGATGACATTCCACTAGCACCAGGGCAGGCACCAGGTCTGGCGGGCGCAAAGCCTGTGTTCGAGCATTTGTTCGGAACGATCCCTGACTTTAAAGCCGAGCTACAGGAACTTATTGCCGAAGGGGATAAGGTTGTCGCTCGATCGATTCTCACTGGAACGCATAACGCCAAATTATTGGGCGTCGAAGCAACCGGATGCACGATCCGAATTCAGGCGATTGACATTCATCAAGTGCAGGATGGAAAGATTGTGCGAACGTGGCACGTCGAAGATTGGGCGACAGCGCTCGGCCAAATGGGAGCGCTGTCGGGCGACTAG
- a CDS encoding glycosyltransferase family 10 domain-containing protein, whose amino-acid sequence MGKKNVGMLTSYPGSTPTDWLWQQTPHPLGLWGNIQMLAPAKNPDFLLLYNFTSFPELMPEPSRFRRLLNRFQKQQGKDKQDIQAKLRGVPKESIISLVREPPFEKMKNNRIAEYQQAQKYCGYVSGPDDLAPIPDYMPAIWYHSNSFRELNEMGPPEKVRSCCWITSGIDRTAEHRQRLAFLQLLCESGLEFDLYGRDLPKWAGGYGKIGNKWNVMSGYYYNLAIENYAGNDWYVTEKLWDALLAWCLPIYYGGPAADKLLPKGSFLRLPSQDEKGIAYIKEVIATPDAWHEAKDAIAEARQIILHKLNLLNWLSNLIDRLT is encoded by the coding sequence ATGGGCAAAAAAAACGTCGGGATGCTTACCAGCTATCCGGGTTCTACCCCAACTGATTGGCTATGGCAACAAACACCACATCCTTTGGGACTTTGGGGCAACATTCAAATGCTGGCACCTGCAAAAAATCCAGACTTTTTACTGTTGTATAATTTTACGTCTTTTCCAGAATTGATGCCCGAACCTTCGCGGTTTCGACGCTTGCTTAACAGGTTTCAAAAACAGCAGGGTAAAGACAAGCAAGACATCCAAGCTAAACTGCGGGGGGTGCCCAAAGAAAGTATTATTTCTCTGGTACGGGAACCGCCTTTTGAAAAAATGAAAAACAATAGAATAGCTGAATACCAACAGGCGCAGAAATACTGCGGGTATGTCTCAGGCCCGGATGACTTGGCCCCTATTCCCGACTATATGCCTGCCATTTGGTATCATTCCAATTCCTTCCGTGAATTAAATGAGATGGGGCCACCAGAAAAGGTGCGATCGTGCTGTTGGATTACTTCTGGGATCGATCGCACGGCAGAACATCGTCAGCGTTTGGCTTTTTTACAGCTTTTATGCGAAAGCGGTTTAGAATTTGATTTGTACGGGCGGGATTTACCAAAATGGGCTGGTGGATATGGAAAAATAGGTAATAAATGGAATGTTATGAGTGGCTACTACTACAACCTGGCGATCGAGAACTATGCTGGAAATGATTGGTATGTGACCGAAAAACTCTGGGACGCTTTGTTGGCATGGTGTTTGCCCATTTACTATGGTGGCCCTGCGGCTGATAAACTATTGCCTAAAGGAAGCTTCTTGAGATTGCCCAGCCAAGATGAAAAAGGCATAGCATATATTAAGGAGGTAATTGCAACACCTGATGCTTGGCATGAAGCTAAAGATGCGATCGCCGAAGCGCGTCAGATTATTCTTCACAAATTAAACCTTCTCAATTGGTTATCGAATTTGATTGACCGACTAACCTAA
- a CDS encoding ABC transporter ATP-binding protein, with the protein MSSENLLIKFVRRYPVWMSMTIVLGFSGALFNGVSTTLIVPILLNFLGQKIDLKGAPPVIGRLMSPFDGIAEDYRPIVMAGSILLAIVLKNVASYVGSLVSSSLMRALTSDLREDGLKLLLEVDYEFFGQMKVGDLINRLGGEIGRTIAMVGTTLRIVSISITILVFVGLLLAISWQLTIVSTLLLGLVALVNQQSISRSKYFGKLLSDMSKAYSIRVLEVLNGIRLVKATANEEREYKWLQKLIRDREQADYQSQVHSAAISPVSEVTGIITLMGIVILGRLVFANQIQSISTVLLTYLLVLFRLLPFITQLNGARSQLANTAASVDIVQDFLRRDNKPFMKDGSLPYKQISKGIHFNNITFKYPNHEKLVLKDINLYLPRGTTLALVGGSGAGKSTLADILPRFYDPIGGCITIDDTDLRDFDLKSLRSSMGIVSQDTFLFNDSVRNNIAYGRPDATDEEVFAAAKRANAYEFIEKLPKGFDTTIGDRGVLLSGGQRQRLAIARALLQDPDILILDEATSALDTVSERLVQQAIDDLSRDRTTLVIAHRLSTVQNAHQIAVLDQGRVVETGTHEELLDKGGYYARLYSMQFAERPEKVINGNEEIRNRLSYEVRTRLNTMIGSLRLLADDFIDTPEEKDELLEESYASAISLLNTIELFENSTKLPTK; encoded by the coding sequence ATGTCTTCCGAAAATCTGTTAATAAAATTTGTTCGCCGCTATCCAGTTTGGATGTCAATGACGATCGTTTTGGGTTTTTCTGGCGCATTATTTAACGGCGTGAGTACTACTCTGATAGTGCCGATCTTGTTAAATTTTTTAGGTCAAAAAATAGATTTAAAAGGTGCGCCGCCCGTAATCGGGCGTCTCATGTCGCCCTTTGATGGCATTGCAGAAGACTATCGGCCTATTGTGATGGCGGGAAGCATTTTGTTGGCAATTGTATTGAAGAACGTTGCCAGTTATGTTGGCAGCTTAGTATCTAGTTCCTTGATGCGGGCGCTTACTTCTGATTTGCGGGAAGATGGGCTTAAATTATTGCTAGAAGTGGATTATGAGTTTTTTGGACAGATGAAAGTGGGGGATTTGATTAACCGCCTGGGTGGGGAAATCGGTCGGACTATCGCTATGGTTGGGACGACGCTTCGGATAGTGAGTATCTCCATTACTATTTTAGTATTCGTGGGGTTGTTGTTGGCAATTTCCTGGCAACTCACCATAGTTTCAACGCTTTTACTTGGCTTAGTAGCGTTAGTTAATCAACAATCAATTTCCCGTTCTAAGTATTTTGGTAAATTGCTTTCAGATATGTCAAAAGCGTATTCAATACGGGTGCTGGAAGTGCTAAACGGAATTCGCTTGGTGAAAGCAACGGCAAATGAAGAAAGAGAATATAAATGGCTGCAAAAGTTAATTCGCGATCGCGAACAAGCTGATTACCAATCTCAGGTACACTCGGCTGCAATTAGCCCGGTTAGCGAAGTAACGGGCATAATTACTTTAATGGGAATCGTGATTTTAGGTCGGCTGGTTTTCGCCAATCAAATACAGTCGATTTCCACCGTGCTGCTGACTTATTTATTGGTGCTTTTCCGGTTGCTGCCGTTCATTACTCAGTTAAACGGTGCTAGAAGTCAACTTGCCAATACTGCTGCCAGCGTGGACATAGTACAGGACTTTTTGCGGCGAGACAATAAACCTTTCATGAAAGACGGTTCTTTGCCTTACAAGCAAATAAGTAAAGGTATTCATTTCAATAATATAACTTTTAAATATCCCAATCATGAGAAGTTAGTGCTAAAGGATATTAACCTGTATTTACCACGCGGTACAACTTTGGCTTTGGTGGGTGGATCGGGTGCTGGTAAATCAACTTTAGCGGATATTTTACCCCGATTTTACGACCCGATCGGGGGCTGTATCACCATCGACGATACGGATTTGCGGGACTTCGATCTCAAAAGTCTCAGAAGTTCGATGGGTATTGTCAGTCAGGATACTTTTCTGTTTAACGACTCGGTTCGCAATAATATCGCCTACGGACGACCTGATGCAACGGATGAGGAAGTTTTTGCGGCGGCTAAACGAGCAAATGCTTATGAATTTATTGAGAAATTGCCCAAGGGATTTGATACTACGATCGGCGATCGCGGTGTGCTATTATCGGGAGGACAGCGGCAGCGTCTGGCGATCGCACGCGCCCTTTTGCAAGATCCAGACATTTTAATCCTTGATGAAGCAACGAGTGCGTTGGATACAGTTTCCGAACGACTGGTACAACAGGCGATCGACGATTTGAGTCGCGATCGCACCACCCTCGTAATTGCTCACCGCCTCTCCACCGTGCAAAATGCCCATCAAATTGCCGTACTAGACCAAGGGCGCGTTGTAGAAACTGGTACTCATGAAGAACTTTTAGACAAAGGTGGCTACTATGCAAGACTGTACTCTATGCAATTTGCCGAACGCCCTGAAAAGGTGATTAACGGCAATGAAGAAATTCGCAATCGTCTTTCCTACGAAGTTCGTACCCGTCTCAACACTATGATAGGTTCCCTGCGATTACTTGCTGATGACTTCATAGACACTCCTGAAGAAAAAGATGAGCTACTTGAGGAATCTTATGCCTCAGCAATCAGCCTTCTCAACACGATTGAATTGTTTGAAAATAGTACTAAACTGCCGACTAAATAA
- a CDS encoding Npun_R2821/Npun_R2822 family protein: MTDGIYTLANDRVYNQLVAILNSIEVNVGKQMPVCVIAYDDNLEKVRAEVAKRENVSLLEDPELFASWEDLSARVWKAHPTAFNIWQEKGIEGVYRIGMNRRYYAFDKEAPFEKFAYFDADVLVLNSLEQIFKALDKNDFVVYDFQYKDPSHIYNIKSSKLLEVFPQSRLESEIFCAGFYAGRRGIFTPEKLDVVVSSLEAGEAEILYMSAPNQSVLNYMIMRSHIPVYNLALELPKSQSTGCAVSSNHFELRDNVLYDRGNQLTYLHYIGVSSKLFNRICDGENLDCPYRDIFLHYRYLHEPENKPKFTGKPIPYNPPPSLGTRVLRKLGLSS; encoded by the coding sequence ATGACAGACGGTATATATACGCTGGCTAACGATCGTGTCTACAACCAACTCGTTGCCATACTCAACAGTATAGAGGTCAATGTCGGTAAGCAAATGCCGGTTTGCGTGATTGCTTACGATGATAACCTGGAGAAAGTTCGTGCAGAAGTCGCCAAAAGAGAGAATGTCAGCCTGCTAGAAGATCCTGAATTGTTTGCTAGTTGGGAAGATTTGTCAGCAAGAGTATGGAAAGCACATCCCACAGCTTTCAATATTTGGCAAGAAAAAGGAATTGAAGGGGTTTATCGGATTGGCATGAACCGGCGCTACTACGCTTTTGATAAAGAAGCACCTTTTGAAAAATTTGCATATTTTGATGCAGATGTTTTAGTATTGAATTCCCTAGAACAAATCTTTAAAGCGCTGGATAAAAATGATTTTGTGGTATATGACTTTCAGTACAAAGACCCATCCCATATCTACAATATCAAAAGTTCTAAATTATTAGAAGTATTTCCGCAAAGCCGCCTAGAGTCAGAGATTTTTTGCGCGGGATTTTACGCAGGAAGACGGGGAATATTTACACCAGAAAAGTTAGATGTGGTAGTATCCAGCTTAGAAGCGGGAGAGGCAGAAATTTTGTATATGTCAGCGCCGAATCAGTCGGTGCTAAACTATATGATAATGCGATCGCATATACCAGTTTATAATTTAGCCCTGGAATTACCTAAAAGTCAATCAACGGGTTGCGCTGTGAGTTCCAATCACTTCGAGTTACGAGATAATGTTTTGTACGATCGAGGCAATCAACTAACTTATCTTCATTACATTGGCGTATCTTCTAAACTATTTAATAGAATTTGTGATGGTGAAAATCTTGATTGTCCCTACCGGGATATCTTTTTACACTATCGCTATCTCCACGAACCGGAAAACAAACCTAAGTTTACTGGTAAACCAATACCATACAATCCACCTCCCAGTCTGGGAACACGAGTTTTACGCAAACTTGGCTTATCTAGCTAA
- a CDS encoding glycosyltransferase family 4 protein: protein MKVSLIVSDLSGGGAVRAFLLGQVIKKLNYEVEIVGFQFGEELYAIPPSGMPIFSVKGEKYPGLFKRAIEVLNKIDGDIIYAVKPKPTSFGISVVKKLFNNRRPLLLDMDDWELSWHGGDDWKYRPTPKQLYRDIFKKDGALKYPDHPLYVKWMENLVQNADAITIDTDFLKKRFGGVYLPNGKDTEMFDPDKYDPEASRSRYGLSGYRILMFPGAPRPHKGVEDVLIALDILNQSDLKLVIVGGSPYDDYDDKLSQRWGRWIIKLPRCPVEAMPEVVAAAHVVVVPQRNDLTARAQFPLKLTDGMAMAKPILSTKVGDIPDILNGTGYLVEPGNPEQIAVKIQEIFQDLESANERGRKGRERCVKYYSVDSMSATLSEIIAGL from the coding sequence TTGAAAGTTTCACTAATTGTTAGCGATTTATCGGGAGGGGGCGCTGTACGGGCTTTTTTGCTGGGACAGGTAATCAAAAAACTGAATTATGAAGTAGAAATCGTAGGATTCCAATTTGGAGAAGAACTGTATGCGATTCCTCCTTCGGGAATGCCTATTTTTTCAGTAAAGGGCGAGAAATATCCCGGATTATTTAAAAGAGCGATCGAAGTTTTAAATAAAATCGATGGAGATATTATTTATGCAGTAAAACCCAAGCCAACAAGTTTTGGAATATCTGTAGTTAAAAAGTTATTCAATAATCGTCGTCCTTTACTTTTAGATATGGATGACTGGGAACTCAGCTGGCACGGAGGAGATGATTGGAAGTACCGTCCTACACCCAAACAGCTTTATCGAGATATTTTCAAAAAAGATGGGGCGCTAAAATATCCCGATCATCCTCTGTATGTAAAGTGGATGGAAAACTTGGTGCAGAATGCAGATGCCATAACTATAGACACCGATTTTCTCAAAAAACGCTTTGGCGGTGTTTATCTGCCTAATGGCAAAGATACGGAAATGTTTGACCCCGATAAATACGATCCCGAAGCAAGCAGGTCCCGCTATGGCCTATCTGGATATCGAATTTTAATGTTTCCGGGAGCCCCACGACCTCACAAGGGGGTTGAAGATGTCTTAATTGCGTTAGATATCCTGAATCAATCAGACTTAAAATTGGTAATTGTGGGTGGAAGCCCTTATGATGATTATGATGATAAACTAAGCCAAAGATGGGGACGTTGGATTATTAAACTACCGAGGTGTCCTGTAGAAGCGATGCCGGAAGTGGTAGCTGCTGCCCATGTTGTAGTTGTTCCACAGCGAAACGACCTCACAGCTAGGGCGCAATTTCCTCTCAAACTAACTGATGGGATGGCTATGGCTAAACCGATTTTATCTACAAAGGTGGGAGATATTCCCGATATTTTGAACGGAACGGGTTATCTAGTGGAACCTGGAAATCCAGAGCAAATTGCTGTCAAAATTCAAGAAATATTTCAAGATTTAGAGTCAGCAAACGAACGGGGTCGGAAAGGCAGAGAAAGATGTGTAAAATATTACAGCGTAGATTCGATGTCAGCTACCCTATCAGAAATTATAGCAGGTTTATAA